The following coding sequences lie in one Primulina huaijiensis isolate GDHJ02 chromosome 2, ASM1229523v2, whole genome shotgun sequence genomic window:
- the LOC140968379 gene encoding putative disease resistance protein At4g19050 isoform X2, with amino-acid sequence MSTSEKTPPPTMAAADPQEMADKLLREAMEGVGSDDEALKKAFNILSSQMKGYVSADVIQRAMPILCECVEDRKEIDEVIKNKANVENDTKINYQEFIRIIRNIWKRVADSMINEKIDSDEGLETAFMVLAKKNESYISAALLRRIIPFLGGNLNDKVIFDDIKKVKSNVDEDGKINKEQFIQIIRNIWQMPTDLLLKEMQKGADSVDALKNAFTVLSNPLDGSVSATILRVVLLNLDKNLNSKDVDWIIHYVKAKLEDEQIQMKGFTEIVSYVKDLMEKYPLDKIYGVLTREKTRKVAIFGESGVGKTWMATKTADRATRKGKFDFALWVNLKGIDLSKIIAYQLSLLSASDDMEPEDAKDVSGKDKKSKSLKEKIHEALEKKSVLLIFDAVNSIEKINKVLSEKSELDQLLNLSKLNHYKVLITTSDFYEPQQEYKREWIGIEVKRWTSDESTSFLRNMITAGKYSEVEKLAEFYIKRSKGLPAEILIIAKTLNYFVSSDEGLQKLQGVKKVVLEDTAHDYDDYHDIEKLLISTEMVPKIILVDCYSSETPAEHFLNKRGWVHYNELISYWIIEGHLGHFSCIEDAYAQGHRVLMELLDCGLLKTLKAGYVKSNGAKFEFSAQDYFDLYQTNRLGLATTFDNKLGNTVLGDGMIRTFPRDKEREKKEEKMSTLLLDGDRTGEVSDNLFDSMIDLEILAIFNPTHKPFPLPISYKSKSRLLVLRGCEFLESFDKVFKMIRPEAPEISGHSSKAFSYLTVLEISGPSSLEKIPEDLFDTMTNLKSLNMSSLQMEFLPPSFYDLRKIEILILKDCSSLKRMESLKKFERLQLLDLSGATSLEAFKDKSFIENRELQMINLSQSRIAKFPVVYSLKNLQYLSLSKCPALVRVRKIGLVKTLRVFDISGSKNVEQLLDPGLKNLKNLFTLDVSGTAIRRLPSTIGTPRYLHLRDCSNLKQLPPIETLGEVRVLDLSGSALLDDVKQDFITALKNLTEFNLSKTGVVHLPSLSSLVNLRRLLMSQCQRLEKLEGLGSLINLEVLDLSGCKALLKIEDQSFDKMDRLHSLDLSETPLDKLPSLSNLEKLKRLNLRGCTKLTNIPGFEDLPVLEDLDISRTTLKVPKFENLDCRHGPKPSSFKIFKATEIVEDLGAQPLSNCDDTKKLPQEKMDQCDHWNISNRLASQNSETIGKPVIDAHFLQLLEMHSTLLEDNIKKFHFFVYPLEEATEQPIDKKLPIKEFVLRKILLGNVFPEAQDRCLEIRGFQDFPKFLEQLLEHAEMMVLIKNSCIQFLSDLGAGNLNKMKVCWIERCNEMEYVTDEVKESADIPTENIEILWVSEAAKLKSICKETSRGIGFSALTSLYLEYCPELSSLSFSNEQLSGLKILHVKYCQKLVKLFEAQFPNLKSLHLWALPALKEISCGMQSLRTLTVAHCPLLLYIFDRDTFSPTNFEGLQLKVKFCDNMKSIFQDGKLPSGLLRENIIILGCPELHLPESSAPRIHEIVDN; translated from the exons ATGAGCACTTCCGAAAAGACTCCACCGCCAACAATGGCGGCTGCAGACCCTCAAGAAATGGCTGATAAGCTGTTAAGGGAAGCCATGGAGGGCGTTGGATCAGACGATGAAGCGCTGAAGAAAGCATTCAATATCCTCAGCAGCCAGATGAAGGGTTACGTTTCTGCAGATGTGATTCAGCGTGCGATGCCAATTCTTTGTGAGTGTGTAGAAGATCGTAAGGAGATTGATGAGGTCATTAAGAACAAGGCCAATGTAGAAAATGATACGAAGATCAACTATCAGGAATTCATCAGAATCATTCG AAACATTTGGAAAAGGGTGGCCGATTCGATGATCAATGAAAAAATCGATTCAGACGAGGGACTGGAGACAGCTTTCATGGTGCTTGCCAAGAAAAATGAGTCTTATATCTCCGCTGCTCTGCTTCGGCGTATCATACCGTTTCTGGGTGGTAATCTAAACGACAAGGTGATCTTCGACGACATCAAGAAAGTCAAGAGCAATGTAGACGAAGATGGAAAGATCAACAAGGAACAATTCATCCAGATCATAAG AAACATTTGGCAAATGCCAACCGATTTGCTGTTAAAGGAAATGCAAAAAGGTGCTGATTCAGTGGATGCACTCAAAAACGCTTTCACTGTTCTTAGCAACCCACTGGATGGTTCTGTTTCTGCTACTATTCTCAGAGTTGTCCTGCTAAATCTTGATAAAAATCTAAATTCTAAGGATGTTGATTGGATAATACACTACGTCAAGGCCAAACTGGAAGATGAACAGATCCAAATGAAAGGGTTTACTGAGATCGTGAG TTATGTCAAGGATCTGATGGAGAAATACCCATTGGATAAGATATATGGAGTTCTAACtagagagaaaacaagaaaagtTGCTATCTTTGGTGAAAGTGGCGTCGGGAAGACATGGATGGCAACAAAAACAGCTGACCGGGCAACAAGGAAAGGGAAATTCGATTTTGCACTTTGGGTGAATCTAAAAGGTATagatctttccaagattatcgCGTATCAACTGTCTCTACTTTCCGCTTCTGATGACATGGAACCTGAAGACGCCAAGGACGTGTCGGGGAAGGATAAGAAGTCCAAAAGCCTCAAGGAAAAGATTCACGAAGCACTGGAAAAAAAGAGCGTTCTTTTGATATTCGATGCTGTGAATAGTATTGAGAAAATAAACAAAGTCTTGTCAGAAAAATCAGAACTGGACCAACTTTTGAACCTGAGTAAGTTGAACCATTATAAGGTTCTAATCACTACTAGTGATTTTTACGAACCCCAACAAGAATACAAACGAGAGTGGATCGGAATAGAGGTGAAACGTTGGACTAGTGACGAGTCGACATCATTTTTGAGGAATATGATTACTGCTGGTAAATACTCAGAAGTAGAAAAATTAGCAGAATTTTATATCAAGCGGAGTAAAGGGCTACCTGCTGAAATTCTCATCATAGCAAAAACCTTGAATTATTTTGTGAGCAGCGACGAGGGATTGCAGAAGCTGCAGGGTGTGAAAAAGGTAGTTTTGGAGGACACAGCCCATGACTACGATGACTATCACGACATCGAGAAACTATTAATCAGCACTGAGATGGTTCCGAAAATTATTTTAGTCGACTGCTATAGCTCAGAGACTCCGGCAGAACACTTCCTAAACAAACGTGGTTGGGTGCATTACAATGAGTTGATAAGCTATTGGATAATTGAAGGGCATCTTGGCCATTTTTCTTGCATCGAAGATGCTTATGCGCAGGGACATCGTGTCTTGATGGAGCTTTTAGACTGCGGTCTCCTCAAAACGCTCAAAGCTGGATACGTTAAGTCGAATGGGGCGAAATTTGAGTTTAGTGCTCAAGATTACTTTGATTTATATCAAACTAATCGACTTGGATTAGCAACTACATTTGACAACAAGCTAGGGAATACTGTGCTGGGAGATGGAATGATAAGAACATTCCCCAGGGACAAGGAGAGGGAGAAAAAGGAGGAGAAAATGTCGACATTGCTGCTCGATGGAGACCGTACTGGTGAAGTATCGGACAACTTATTTGATTCCATGATAGATCTTGAAATTCTTGCCATCTTCAATCCCACCCATAAGCCGTTTCCACTGCCTATATCTTACAAGTCAAAGTCTCGTTTGCTCGTGCTTAGAGGCTGTGAATTCTTGGAGAGCTTTGACAAAGTTTTCAAAATGATCCGTCCAGAAGCTCCAGAAATATCTGGTCATAGTTCAAAAGCATTTTCCTATCTAACTGTTCTTGAAATATCTGGTCCTAGTTCCTTGGAGAAAATTCCTGAAGATCTTTTCGACACCATGACAAACCTCAAAAGCCTTAACATGTCCTCCCTCCAGATGGAATTTCTGCCGCCATCTTTCTATGATCTGAGAAAAATAGAAATTCTCATCCTGAAGGACTGTTCTTCCTTAAAAAGAATGGAATCTTTGAAAAAATTTGAACGACTCCAGTTGCTTGACCTTTCTGGTGCGACATCCCTCGAGGCCTTCAAAGACAAGAGCTTCATAGAAAACAGAGAACTTCAAATGATCAATCTTTCCCAATCCAGGATCGCAAAATTTCCTGTTGTCTACTCTCTTAAAAACCTTCAATATCTGTCGCTTAGCAAATGTCCCGCTTTAGTCAGAGTTCGCAAGATTGGTTTGGTTAAAACACTCCGAGTTTTTGATATTTCAGGTTCCAAAAATGTTGAACAACTCCTGGATCCAGGGTTAAAAAACCTTAAAAACCTTTTCACTCTTGATGTTTCAGGAACTGCAATTAGAAGGTTACCCTCGACCATTGGTACACCCCGCTATCTCCATTTAAGAGATTGCTCCAATCTGAAACAACTACCACCCATTGAAACTCTTGGCGAAGTTCGAGTCCTTGACCTCTCAGGTTCTGCCCTTCTGGATGATGTCAAACAGGATTTCATAACTGCTTTGAAAAATCTCACAGAGTTCAACCTTTCGAAAACCGGCGTTGTGCATCTTCCTTCCCTTTCTAGTCTTGTCAATCTTCGACGCTTGTTAATGTCACAATGTCAAAGACTGGAGAAGTTGGAAGGTTTAGGATCCTTAATAAACCTAGAAGTTCTTGATCTTTCCGGTTGCAAGGCTTTGTTGAAGATAGAGGATCAATCTTTTGACAAAATGGATCGTCTCCATTCTCTTGACCTATCCGAAACTCCTCTCGACAAGTTGCCATCCCTGTCAAATCTCGAGAAACTTAAAAGGCTGAATCTGAGAGGTTGCACAAAATTAACCAACATTCCAGGTTTCGAAGATCTTCCTGTGCTTGAAGATCTGGATATTTCCAGGACCACTCTGAAAGTACCAAAATTTGAAAACCTCGATTGCCGTCATGGCCCTAAACCTTCAagttttaagatatttaaagcCACAGAGATCGTAGAAGATCTAGGTGCCCAGCCACTGTCCAATTGTGATGACACGAAAAAACTCCCACAGGAGAAGATGGATCAGTGTGATCActggaatatttcgaatagGCTGGCGTCTCAAAACTCGGAGACCATCGGCAAACCTGTGATTGATGCTCATTTTCTTCAACTCTTGGAGATGCATTCAACACTTTTAGAGGATAACATCAAAAAATTCCATTTCTTTGTTTACCCTTTGGAAGAGGCAACTGAACAGCCCATAGACAAAAAATTGCCCATAAAAGAATTTGTTTTGAGAAAAATCTTACTTGGAAACGTCTTCCCAGAAGCTCAAGACCGGTGCTTGGAGATTCGAGGATTTCAGGATTTCCCAAAGTTTCTTGAACAGTTGCTGGAACATGCTGAGATGATGGTGCTGATCAAGAACTCATGTATCCAGTTTTTATCTGATTTAGGTGCTGGTAACTTAAACAAGATGAAGGTTTGTTGGATCGAAAGGTGCAATGAAATGGAGTATGTGACTGACGAAGTAAAAGAGTCTGCTGATATTCCCACTGAAAATATCGAGATTCTATGGGTTTCTGAGGCAGCCAAACTGAAGAGTATTTGTAAGGAAACCTCACGTGGCATTGGCTTCAGCGCCCTAACGTCATTATACCTGGAGTATTGTCCGGAGCTCTCAAGTCTTAGCTTCTCAAACGAGCAGCTCAGTGGCCTAAAGATCCTTCATGTCAAATATTGTCAGAAATTGGTGAAACTCTTCGAGGCTCAATTTCCAAATCTGAAATCACTGCATCTGTGGGCGCTGCCAGCGTTGAAGGAAATTTCATGCGGCATGCAATCTCTTCGTACTTTGACTGTGGCACACTGCCCCTTGCTGCTATATATTTTTGATCGGGACACTTTTTCTCCGACAAATTTCGAGGGCCTTCAACTTAAAGTGAAATTTTGCGACAACATGAAGAGTATATTCCAGGATGGCAAATTACCATCAGGCTTGTTGCGGGAAAATATCATTATACTGGGTTGCCCAGAACTGCACCTGCCTGAATCATCAGCGCCAAGAATACATGAGATAGTtgacaattaa
- the LOC140968379 gene encoding putative disease resistance protein At4g19050 isoform X1, which produces MSRPIGVMSTSEKTPPPTMAAADPQEMADKLLREAMEGVGSDDEALKKAFNILSSQMKGYVSADVIQRAMPILCECVEDRKEIDEVIKNKANVENDTKINYQEFIRIIRNIWKRVADSMINEKIDSDEGLETAFMVLAKKNESYISAALLRRIIPFLGGNLNDKVIFDDIKKVKSNVDEDGKINKEQFIQIIRNIWQMPTDLLLKEMQKGADSVDALKNAFTVLSNPLDGSVSATILRVVLLNLDKNLNSKDVDWIIHYVKAKLEDEQIQMKGFTEIVSYVKDLMEKYPLDKIYGVLTREKTRKVAIFGESGVGKTWMATKTADRATRKGKFDFALWVNLKGIDLSKIIAYQLSLLSASDDMEPEDAKDVSGKDKKSKSLKEKIHEALEKKSVLLIFDAVNSIEKINKVLSEKSELDQLLNLSKLNHYKVLITTSDFYEPQQEYKREWIGIEVKRWTSDESTSFLRNMITAGKYSEVEKLAEFYIKRSKGLPAEILIIAKTLNYFVSSDEGLQKLQGVKKVVLEDTAHDYDDYHDIEKLLISTEMVPKIILVDCYSSETPAEHFLNKRGWVHYNELISYWIIEGHLGHFSCIEDAYAQGHRVLMELLDCGLLKTLKAGYVKSNGAKFEFSAQDYFDLYQTNRLGLATTFDNKLGNTVLGDGMIRTFPRDKEREKKEEKMSTLLLDGDRTGEVSDNLFDSMIDLEILAIFNPTHKPFPLPISYKSKSRLLVLRGCEFLESFDKVFKMIRPEAPEISGHSSKAFSYLTVLEISGPSSLEKIPEDLFDTMTNLKSLNMSSLQMEFLPPSFYDLRKIEILILKDCSSLKRMESLKKFERLQLLDLSGATSLEAFKDKSFIENRELQMINLSQSRIAKFPVVYSLKNLQYLSLSKCPALVRVRKIGLVKTLRVFDISGSKNVEQLLDPGLKNLKNLFTLDVSGTAIRRLPSTIGTPRYLHLRDCSNLKQLPPIETLGEVRVLDLSGSALLDDVKQDFITALKNLTEFNLSKTGVVHLPSLSSLVNLRRLLMSQCQRLEKLEGLGSLINLEVLDLSGCKALLKIEDQSFDKMDRLHSLDLSETPLDKLPSLSNLEKLKRLNLRGCTKLTNIPGFEDLPVLEDLDISRTTLKVPKFENLDCRHGPKPSSFKIFKATEIVEDLGAQPLSNCDDTKKLPQEKMDQCDHWNISNRLASQNSETIGKPVIDAHFLQLLEMHSTLLEDNIKKFHFFVYPLEEATEQPIDKKLPIKEFVLRKILLGNVFPEAQDRCLEIRGFQDFPKFLEQLLEHAEMMVLIKNSCIQFLSDLGAGNLNKMKVCWIERCNEMEYVTDEVKESADIPTENIEILWVSEAAKLKSICKETSRGIGFSALTSLYLEYCPELSSLSFSNEQLSGLKILHVKYCQKLVKLFEAQFPNLKSLHLWALPALKEISCGMQSLRTLTVAHCPLLLYIFDRDTFSPTNFEGLQLKVKFCDNMKSIFQDGKLPSGLLRENIIILGCPELHLPESSAPRIHEIVDN; this is translated from the exons ATGAGCCGACCTATTGGCG TGATGAGCACTTCCGAAAAGACTCCACCGCCAACAATGGCGGCTGCAGACCCTCAAGAAATGGCTGATAAGCTGTTAAGGGAAGCCATGGAGGGCGTTGGATCAGACGATGAAGCGCTGAAGAAAGCATTCAATATCCTCAGCAGCCAGATGAAGGGTTACGTTTCTGCAGATGTGATTCAGCGTGCGATGCCAATTCTTTGTGAGTGTGTAGAAGATCGTAAGGAGATTGATGAGGTCATTAAGAACAAGGCCAATGTAGAAAATGATACGAAGATCAACTATCAGGAATTCATCAGAATCATTCG AAACATTTGGAAAAGGGTGGCCGATTCGATGATCAATGAAAAAATCGATTCAGACGAGGGACTGGAGACAGCTTTCATGGTGCTTGCCAAGAAAAATGAGTCTTATATCTCCGCTGCTCTGCTTCGGCGTATCATACCGTTTCTGGGTGGTAATCTAAACGACAAGGTGATCTTCGACGACATCAAGAAAGTCAAGAGCAATGTAGACGAAGATGGAAAGATCAACAAGGAACAATTCATCCAGATCATAAG AAACATTTGGCAAATGCCAACCGATTTGCTGTTAAAGGAAATGCAAAAAGGTGCTGATTCAGTGGATGCACTCAAAAACGCTTTCACTGTTCTTAGCAACCCACTGGATGGTTCTGTTTCTGCTACTATTCTCAGAGTTGTCCTGCTAAATCTTGATAAAAATCTAAATTCTAAGGATGTTGATTGGATAATACACTACGTCAAGGCCAAACTGGAAGATGAACAGATCCAAATGAAAGGGTTTACTGAGATCGTGAG TTATGTCAAGGATCTGATGGAGAAATACCCATTGGATAAGATATATGGAGTTCTAACtagagagaaaacaagaaaagtTGCTATCTTTGGTGAAAGTGGCGTCGGGAAGACATGGATGGCAACAAAAACAGCTGACCGGGCAACAAGGAAAGGGAAATTCGATTTTGCACTTTGGGTGAATCTAAAAGGTATagatctttccaagattatcgCGTATCAACTGTCTCTACTTTCCGCTTCTGATGACATGGAACCTGAAGACGCCAAGGACGTGTCGGGGAAGGATAAGAAGTCCAAAAGCCTCAAGGAAAAGATTCACGAAGCACTGGAAAAAAAGAGCGTTCTTTTGATATTCGATGCTGTGAATAGTATTGAGAAAATAAACAAAGTCTTGTCAGAAAAATCAGAACTGGACCAACTTTTGAACCTGAGTAAGTTGAACCATTATAAGGTTCTAATCACTACTAGTGATTTTTACGAACCCCAACAAGAATACAAACGAGAGTGGATCGGAATAGAGGTGAAACGTTGGACTAGTGACGAGTCGACATCATTTTTGAGGAATATGATTACTGCTGGTAAATACTCAGAAGTAGAAAAATTAGCAGAATTTTATATCAAGCGGAGTAAAGGGCTACCTGCTGAAATTCTCATCATAGCAAAAACCTTGAATTATTTTGTGAGCAGCGACGAGGGATTGCAGAAGCTGCAGGGTGTGAAAAAGGTAGTTTTGGAGGACACAGCCCATGACTACGATGACTATCACGACATCGAGAAACTATTAATCAGCACTGAGATGGTTCCGAAAATTATTTTAGTCGACTGCTATAGCTCAGAGACTCCGGCAGAACACTTCCTAAACAAACGTGGTTGGGTGCATTACAATGAGTTGATAAGCTATTGGATAATTGAAGGGCATCTTGGCCATTTTTCTTGCATCGAAGATGCTTATGCGCAGGGACATCGTGTCTTGATGGAGCTTTTAGACTGCGGTCTCCTCAAAACGCTCAAAGCTGGATACGTTAAGTCGAATGGGGCGAAATTTGAGTTTAGTGCTCAAGATTACTTTGATTTATATCAAACTAATCGACTTGGATTAGCAACTACATTTGACAACAAGCTAGGGAATACTGTGCTGGGAGATGGAATGATAAGAACATTCCCCAGGGACAAGGAGAGGGAGAAAAAGGAGGAGAAAATGTCGACATTGCTGCTCGATGGAGACCGTACTGGTGAAGTATCGGACAACTTATTTGATTCCATGATAGATCTTGAAATTCTTGCCATCTTCAATCCCACCCATAAGCCGTTTCCACTGCCTATATCTTACAAGTCAAAGTCTCGTTTGCTCGTGCTTAGAGGCTGTGAATTCTTGGAGAGCTTTGACAAAGTTTTCAAAATGATCCGTCCAGAAGCTCCAGAAATATCTGGTCATAGTTCAAAAGCATTTTCCTATCTAACTGTTCTTGAAATATCTGGTCCTAGTTCCTTGGAGAAAATTCCTGAAGATCTTTTCGACACCATGACAAACCTCAAAAGCCTTAACATGTCCTCCCTCCAGATGGAATTTCTGCCGCCATCTTTCTATGATCTGAGAAAAATAGAAATTCTCATCCTGAAGGACTGTTCTTCCTTAAAAAGAATGGAATCTTTGAAAAAATTTGAACGACTCCAGTTGCTTGACCTTTCTGGTGCGACATCCCTCGAGGCCTTCAAAGACAAGAGCTTCATAGAAAACAGAGAACTTCAAATGATCAATCTTTCCCAATCCAGGATCGCAAAATTTCCTGTTGTCTACTCTCTTAAAAACCTTCAATATCTGTCGCTTAGCAAATGTCCCGCTTTAGTCAGAGTTCGCAAGATTGGTTTGGTTAAAACACTCCGAGTTTTTGATATTTCAGGTTCCAAAAATGTTGAACAACTCCTGGATCCAGGGTTAAAAAACCTTAAAAACCTTTTCACTCTTGATGTTTCAGGAACTGCAATTAGAAGGTTACCCTCGACCATTGGTACACCCCGCTATCTCCATTTAAGAGATTGCTCCAATCTGAAACAACTACCACCCATTGAAACTCTTGGCGAAGTTCGAGTCCTTGACCTCTCAGGTTCTGCCCTTCTGGATGATGTCAAACAGGATTTCATAACTGCTTTGAAAAATCTCACAGAGTTCAACCTTTCGAAAACCGGCGTTGTGCATCTTCCTTCCCTTTCTAGTCTTGTCAATCTTCGACGCTTGTTAATGTCACAATGTCAAAGACTGGAGAAGTTGGAAGGTTTAGGATCCTTAATAAACCTAGAAGTTCTTGATCTTTCCGGTTGCAAGGCTTTGTTGAAGATAGAGGATCAATCTTTTGACAAAATGGATCGTCTCCATTCTCTTGACCTATCCGAAACTCCTCTCGACAAGTTGCCATCCCTGTCAAATCTCGAGAAACTTAAAAGGCTGAATCTGAGAGGTTGCACAAAATTAACCAACATTCCAGGTTTCGAAGATCTTCCTGTGCTTGAAGATCTGGATATTTCCAGGACCACTCTGAAAGTACCAAAATTTGAAAACCTCGATTGCCGTCATGGCCCTAAACCTTCAagttttaagatatttaaagcCACAGAGATCGTAGAAGATCTAGGTGCCCAGCCACTGTCCAATTGTGATGACACGAAAAAACTCCCACAGGAGAAGATGGATCAGTGTGATCActggaatatttcgaatagGCTGGCGTCTCAAAACTCGGAGACCATCGGCAAACCTGTGATTGATGCTCATTTTCTTCAACTCTTGGAGATGCATTCAACACTTTTAGAGGATAACATCAAAAAATTCCATTTCTTTGTTTACCCTTTGGAAGAGGCAACTGAACAGCCCATAGACAAAAAATTGCCCATAAAAGAATTTGTTTTGAGAAAAATCTTACTTGGAAACGTCTTCCCAGAAGCTCAAGACCGGTGCTTGGAGATTCGAGGATTTCAGGATTTCCCAAAGTTTCTTGAACAGTTGCTGGAACATGCTGAGATGATGGTGCTGATCAAGAACTCATGTATCCAGTTTTTATCTGATTTAGGTGCTGGTAACTTAAACAAGATGAAGGTTTGTTGGATCGAAAGGTGCAATGAAATGGAGTATGTGACTGACGAAGTAAAAGAGTCTGCTGATATTCCCACTGAAAATATCGAGATTCTATGGGTTTCTGAGGCAGCCAAACTGAAGAGTATTTGTAAGGAAACCTCACGTGGCATTGGCTTCAGCGCCCTAACGTCATTATACCTGGAGTATTGTCCGGAGCTCTCAAGTCTTAGCTTCTCAAACGAGCAGCTCAGTGGCCTAAAGATCCTTCATGTCAAATATTGTCAGAAATTGGTGAAACTCTTCGAGGCTCAATTTCCAAATCTGAAATCACTGCATCTGTGGGCGCTGCCAGCGTTGAAGGAAATTTCATGCGGCATGCAATCTCTTCGTACTTTGACTGTGGCACACTGCCCCTTGCTGCTATATATTTTTGATCGGGACACTTTTTCTCCGACAAATTTCGAGGGCCTTCAACTTAAAGTGAAATTTTGCGACAACATGAAGAGTATATTCCAGGATGGCAAATTACCATCAGGCTTGTTGCGGGAAAATATCATTATACTGGGTTGCCCAGAACTGCACCTGCCTGAATCATCAGCGCCAAGAATACATGAGATAGTtgacaattaa